The proteins below are encoded in one region of Halorhodospira halochloris:
- a CDS encoding flagellar basal body L-ring protein FlgH, producing the protein MRLKYSRTVSVVALAALALGLASGCAPMPEEHGPSPITAPRVQIPDMAESPRGALFDEQQRMRLFEDRSARRQGDLITVIVEEEMSGSRSVGADMFRAAEGDFPTPQFGGEDFDIAGRPMSFEHDSESNFEGGGGADQDTSLSGTITAVVVDTLPNGQMVIQGQKAVTVSQGEEYLTISGIVRPDDVGANNEVSSDKIAAMQVGYTGEGSIDDAAAPGWMSRFFMSR; encoded by the coding sequence ATGAGGCTAAAATATAGCCGGACCGTCAGCGTAGTAGCACTAGCTGCCCTAGCCCTCGGGCTAGCGTCTGGGTGTGCGCCTATGCCAGAGGAGCATGGGCCATCGCCGATAACGGCGCCTCGTGTGCAGATCCCGGATATGGCGGAGTCGCCTAGAGGGGCACTATTCGATGAGCAGCAACGGATGCGCCTGTTTGAGGATCGCAGTGCGCGCCGTCAAGGCGACCTGATTACGGTAATTGTCGAAGAAGAGATGAGTGGTAGCAGGTCGGTGGGCGCGGATATGTTCAGGGCCGCGGAAGGAGACTTTCCGACTCCTCAGTTCGGGGGTGAAGACTTCGACATTGCCGGGCGTCCGATGTCCTTTGAGCACGATAGCGAGTCAAACTTTGAGGGCGGCGGCGGAGCCGATCAAGATACTAGTCTCTCCGGAACTATCACTGCGGTAGTTGTCGACACATTGCCCAATGGTCAGATGGTCATCCAGGGCCAAAAGGCAGTTACAGTCAGCCAGGGCGAAGAGTACTTAACTATTTCAGGAATAGTGCGCCCGGATGATGTCGGGGCTAATAACGAGGTATCCTCCGATAAGATTGCAGCGATGCAGGTTGGTTATACGGGAGAAGGGTCCATAGATGATGCGGCCGCGCCCGGCTGGATGTCGCGGTTTTTTATGAGTAGATAG
- the flgG gene encoding flagellar basal-body rod protein FlgG: protein MNPALWVAKTGLDAQQKSMQVTSNNLANVNTNGFKKDRANFEDLFYQTVRQPGGRSSQDTMLPSGLMLGTGSRVAGTEKIHSQGNIQQTERNLDVAIEGKGFFQILRPDGEVAYTRDGAFQLNEQGQLVTTGGYLLEPAIEVPQDAQSVTIGTDGTVTAKMPNQADPEELGQIELADFINPSGLEPVGENLFQETASSGAPVVGMPGEDAFGSVMQGALETSNVNIAEELVNMIETQRGFETNTRAISTTDQMLQFMTQNV, encoded by the coding sequence ATGAATCCCGCTCTTTGGGTGGCTAAGACCGGACTTGATGCTCAGCAGAAGAGCATGCAAGTGACCTCGAACAATCTGGCTAACGTCAATACCAATGGTTTCAAGAAAGATCGGGCGAACTTTGAAGATCTCTTCTACCAGACGGTACGACAGCCGGGCGGTCGCTCGAGCCAAGACACCATGCTGCCTTCGGGGTTGATGCTGGGCACCGGTTCGCGTGTTGCTGGGACCGAGAAGATCCATTCCCAGGGCAATATCCAGCAAACCGAGCGCAACCTTGATGTGGCGATTGAGGGTAAAGGATTTTTCCAGATCTTACGGCCCGATGGCGAGGTTGCTTACACCCGGGACGGAGCCTTTCAGCTTAATGAGCAAGGACAACTTGTCACTACAGGGGGGTACTTGCTAGAGCCGGCGATAGAGGTGCCGCAAGATGCGCAGTCGGTAACCATTGGCACTGATGGTACTGTAACGGCGAAGATGCCCAATCAGGCCGACCCCGAAGAGCTGGGACAGATCGAATTGGCCGATTTTATCAACCCCTCGGGCTTGGAGCCGGTAGGTGAGAACCTCTTCCAAGAGACCGCCTCTAGTGGTGCGCCGGTAGTAGGTATGCCAGGGGAGGATGCTTTTGGCTCCGTCATGCAGGGCGCTCTGGAGACGTCCAATGTCAATATAGCCGAAGAACTAGTGAATATGATCGAAACCCAGAGGGGCTTCGAGACCAATACCCGGGCTATTTCTACTACTGATCAGATGCTCCAGTTTATGACGCAGAACGTCTAG
- the flgF gene encoding flagellar basal-body rod protein FlgF — translation MDRQLYIAMTGAKHSLQAQHHNNQNLANANTPGFRADLDSFYQAPMYGPGFPTRAYAEELRAGTDFTPGSIMTTDRELDVAIQDQGWFVVQAPDGSEAYTRRGDFRQDSQGLLTTGDGHLVMGENGPVSIPPDSNIEIADDGVITAIPREAPEAPIEVDRLRLVNPDPAELVKSEDGLIRHYDGEPAQDDAQVRVRSGALEGSNVNMAESLVQMIDHARQFETHIKMLTTAEENEQTSSQLLRHPS, via the coding sequence ATGGATAGACAGCTATACATCGCCATGACTGGGGCTAAGCATAGCCTGCAGGCGCAGCACCATAACAACCAGAATTTGGCCAACGCTAACACGCCGGGGTTTCGTGCTGACCTGGATAGCTTCTATCAGGCACCGATGTATGGTCCCGGGTTCCCTACTCGTGCCTATGCTGAGGAGCTTCGAGCCGGAACCGATTTCACACCCGGGTCGATTATGACTACCGACCGCGAACTTGATGTAGCCATACAGGATCAGGGCTGGTTCGTAGTTCAGGCACCTGATGGTTCAGAGGCCTATACGCGGCGGGGAGATTTTCGCCAGGATTCTCAGGGGCTGCTGACCACTGGGGATGGCCATTTGGTTATGGGGGAGAATGGCCCGGTATCGATTCCACCCGATTCTAATATAGAGATAGCAGACGATGGAGTCATAACCGCTATCCCTAGAGAGGCGCCGGAGGCGCCTATAGAGGTCGACCGCCTTAGGCTGGTTAACCCGGATCCCGCAGAGTTAGTCAAGAGCGAAGATGGCTTGATACGACACTATGACGGCGAGCCGGCCCAGGATGATGCCCAGGTCAGGGTTCGCTCAGGGGCGTTGGAGGGTAGTAACGTCAACATGGCTGAGTCACTGGTGCAGATGATAGATCACGCCCGCCAGTTTGAGACCCATATAAAAATGCTAACCACCGCTGAAGAGAATGAACAAACTAGCTCACAACTGCTCAGGCATCCGTCATAG